A region of Pongo pygmaeus isolate AG05252 chromosome 15, NHGRI_mPonPyg2-v2.0_pri, whole genome shotgun sequence DNA encodes the following proteins:
- the PRMT5 gene encoding protein arginine N-methyltransferase 5 isoform X1: protein MAAMAVGGAGGSRVSSGRDLNCVPEIADTLGAVAKQGFDFLCMPVFHPRFKREFIQEPAKNRPGPQTRSDLLLSGRDWNTLIVGKLSPWIRPDSKVEKIRRNSEAAMLQELNFGAYLGLPAFLLPLNQEDNTNLARVLTNHIHTGHHSSMFWMRVPLVAPEDLRDDIIENAPTTHTQEYSGEEKTWMWWHNFRTLCDYSKRIAVALEIGADLPSNHVIDRWLGEPIKAAILPTSIFLTNKKGFPVLSKMHQRLIFRLLKLEVQFIITGTNHHSEKEFCSYLQYLEYLSQNRPPPNAYELFAKGYEDYLQSPLQPLMDNLESQTYEVFEKDPIKYSQYQQAIYKCLLDRVPEEEKDTNVQVLMVLGAGRGPLVNASLRAAKQADRRIKLYAVEKNPNAVVTLENWQFEEWGSQVTVVSSDMREWVAPEKADIIVSELLGSFADNELSPECLDGAQHFLKDDGVSIPGEYTSFLAPISSSKLYNEVRACREKDRDPEAQFEMPYVVRLHNFHQLSAPQPCFTFSHPNRDPMIDNNRYCTLEFPVEVNTVLHGFAGYFETVLYQDITLSIRPETHSPGMFSWFPILFPIKQPITVREGQTICVRFWRCSNSKKVWYEWAVTAPVCSAIHNPTGRSYTIGL from the exons ATGGCGGCGATGGCGGTCGGGGGTGCTGGTGGGAGCCGCGTGTCCAGCGGGAGGGACCTGAATTGCGTCCCCGAAATAGCTGACACACTAGGGGCTGTGGCCAAGCAGGG GTTTGATTTCCTCTGCATGCCTGTCTTCCATCCGCGTTTCAAGAGGGAGTTCATTCAGGAACCTGCTAAGAATCGGCCCGGTCCCCAGACACGATCAGACCTACTGCTGTCAGGAAGGG ACTGGAATACGCTAATTGTGGGAAAGCTTTCTCCATGGATTCGTCCAGACTCAAAAGTGGAGAAGATTCGCAGGAATTCCGAGGCG GCCATGTTGCAGGAGCTGAATTTTGGTGCATATTTGGGTCTTCCAGCTTTCCTGCTGCCCCTTAATCAGGAAGATAACACCAACCTGGCCAGAGTTTTGACCAACCACATCCACACTGGCCATCACTCTTCCATG TTCTGGATGCGGGTACCCTTGGTGGCACCAGAGGACCTGAGAGATGATATAATTGAGAATGCACCaactacacacacacaggagTACAGTGGAGAGGAGAAAACGTGGATGTG GTGGCACAACTTCCGGACTTTGTGTGACTATAGTAAGAGGATTGCAGTGG CTCTTGAAATTGGGGCTGACCTCCCATCTAATCATGTCATTGATCGCTGGCTTGGGGAGCCCATCAAAGCAGCCATTCTCCCCACTAGCATTTTCCTGACCAATAAGAAGGGATTTCCTGTTCTTTCTAAGATGCACCAGAGGCTCATCTTCCGGCTCCTCAAG TTGGAGGTGCAGTTCATCATCACAGGCACCAACCACCACTCAGAGAAGGAGTTCTGCTCCTACCTCCAGTACTTGGAATACTTAAGCCAGAACCGTCCTCCACCTAATGCCTATGAACTCTTTGCCAAGGGCTATGAAGACTATCTGCAGTCCCCGCTTCAG CCACTGATGGACAATCTTGAATCTCAGACATATGAAGTATTTGAAAAGGACCCCATCAAATACTCTCAGTACCAGCAG gcCATCTATAAATGTCTGCTAGACCGAGTACCAGAAGAGGAGAAGGATACCAATGTCCA gGTACTGATGGTGCTGGGAGCAGGACGGGGACCCCTGGTGAACGCTTCCCTGCGGGCAGCCAAGCAGGCTGACCGGCGGATAAAGCTGTATGCTGTGGAGAAAAACCCAAATGCCGTGGTGAC GCTAGAGAACTGGCAGTTTGAAGAATGGGGAAGCCAAGTGACCGTAGTCTCATCAGACATGAGGGAATGGGTGGCTCCAGAGAAAGCAGACATCATTGTCAGTGAGCTTCTGGGCTCATTTGCTGACAATGAATTGTCGCCTGAGTGCCTGGATGGAGCCCAGCACTTCCTAAAAG ATGACGGTGTGAGCATCCCTGGGGAGTACACTTCCTTTCTGGCTCCCATCTCTTCCTCCAAGCTGTACAATGAGGTCCGAGCCTGTAGGGAGAAGGACCGTGACCCTGAG GCCCAGTTTGAGATGCCTTATGTGGTACGGCTGCACAACTTCCACCAGCTCTCTGCACCCCAGCCCTGTTTCACCTTCAGCCATCCCAACAGAG ATCCTATGATTGACAACAACCGCTATTGCACCTTGGAGTTTCCTGTGGAGGTGAACACAGTACTACATGGCTTTGCCGGCTACTTTGAGACTGTGCTTTATCAGGACATCACTCTGA GTATCCGTCCAGAGACTCACTCTCCTGGGATGTTCTCATGGTTTCCCATCCTCTTCCCTATTAAG CAGCCCATAACGGTGCGTGAAGGCCAAACCATCTGTGTGCGTTTCTGGAGATGCAGCAATTCCAAGAAGGTGTGGTATGAGTGGGCTGTGACAGCACCAGTCTGTTCCGCTATTCATAACCCCACAGGCCGCTCATATACCATTGGCCTCTAG
- the PRMT5 gene encoding protein arginine N-methyltransferase 5 isoform X3, with amino-acid sequence MLQELNFGAYLGLPAFLLPLNQEDNTNLARVLTNHIHTGHHSSMFWMRVPLVAPEDLRDDIIENAPTTHTQEYSGEEKTWMWWHNFRTLCDYSKRIAVALEIGADLPSNHVIDRWLGEPIKAAILPTSIFLTNKKGFPVLSKMHQRLIFRLLKLEVQFIITGTNHHSEKEFCSYLQYLEYLSQNRPPPNAYELFAKGYEDYLQSPLQPLMDNLESQTYEVFEKDPIKYSQYQQAIYKCLLDRVPEEEKDTNVQVLMVLGAGRGPLVNASLRAAKQADRRIKLYAVEKNPNAVVTLENWQFEEWGSQVTVVSSDMREWVAPEKADIIVSELLGSFADNELSPECLDGAQHFLKDDGVSIPGEYTSFLAPISSSKLYNEVRACREKDRDPEAQFEMPYVVRLHNFHQLSAPQPCFTFSHPNRDPMIDNNRYCTLEFPVEVNTVLHGFAGYFETVLYQDITLSIRPETHSPGMFSWFPILFPIKQPITVREGQTICVRFWRCSNSKKVWYEWAVTAPVCSAIHNPTGRSYTIGL; translated from the exons ATGTTGCAGGAGCTGAATTTTGGTGCATATTTGGGTCTTCCAGCTTTCCTGCTGCCCCTTAATCAGGAAGATAACACCAACCTGGCCAGAGTTTTGACCAACCACATCCACACTGGCCATCACTCTTCCATG TTCTGGATGCGGGTACCCTTGGTGGCACCAGAGGACCTGAGAGATGATATAATTGAGAATGCACCaactacacacacacaggagTACAGTGGAGAGGAGAAAACGTGGATGTG GTGGCACAACTTCCGGACTTTGTGTGACTATAGTAAGAGGATTGCAGTGG CTCTTGAAATTGGGGCTGACCTCCCATCTAATCATGTCATTGATCGCTGGCTTGGGGAGCCCATCAAAGCAGCCATTCTCCCCACTAGCATTTTCCTGACCAATAAGAAGGGATTTCCTGTTCTTTCTAAGATGCACCAGAGGCTCATCTTCCGGCTCCTCAAG TTGGAGGTGCAGTTCATCATCACAGGCACCAACCACCACTCAGAGAAGGAGTTCTGCTCCTACCTCCAGTACTTGGAATACTTAAGCCAGAACCGTCCTCCACCTAATGCCTATGAACTCTTTGCCAAGGGCTATGAAGACTATCTGCAGTCCCCGCTTCAG CCACTGATGGACAATCTTGAATCTCAGACATATGAAGTATTTGAAAAGGACCCCATCAAATACTCTCAGTACCAGCAG gcCATCTATAAATGTCTGCTAGACCGAGTACCAGAAGAGGAGAAGGATACCAATGTCCA gGTACTGATGGTGCTGGGAGCAGGACGGGGACCCCTGGTGAACGCTTCCCTGCGGGCAGCCAAGCAGGCTGACCGGCGGATAAAGCTGTATGCTGTGGAGAAAAACCCAAATGCCGTGGTGAC GCTAGAGAACTGGCAGTTTGAAGAATGGGGAAGCCAAGTGACCGTAGTCTCATCAGACATGAGGGAATGGGTGGCTCCAGAGAAAGCAGACATCATTGTCAGTGAGCTTCTGGGCTCATTTGCTGACAATGAATTGTCGCCTGAGTGCCTGGATGGAGCCCAGCACTTCCTAAAAG ATGACGGTGTGAGCATCCCTGGGGAGTACACTTCCTTTCTGGCTCCCATCTCTTCCTCCAAGCTGTACAATGAGGTCCGAGCCTGTAGGGAGAAGGACCGTGACCCTGAG GCCCAGTTTGAGATGCCTTATGTGGTACGGCTGCACAACTTCCACCAGCTCTCTGCACCCCAGCCCTGTTTCACCTTCAGCCATCCCAACAGAG ATCCTATGATTGACAACAACCGCTATTGCACCTTGGAGTTTCCTGTGGAGGTGAACACAGTACTACATGGCTTTGCCGGCTACTTTGAGACTGTGCTTTATCAGGACATCACTCTGA GTATCCGTCCAGAGACTCACTCTCCTGGGATGTTCTCATGGTTTCCCATCCTCTTCCCTATTAAG CAGCCCATAACGGTGCGTGAAGGCCAAACCATCTGTGTGCGTTTCTGGAGATGCAGCAATTCCAAGAAGGTGTGGTATGAGTGGGCTGTGACAGCACCAGTCTGTTCCGCTATTCATAACCCCACAGGCCGCTCATATACCATTGGCCTCTAG
- the PRMT5 gene encoding protein arginine N-methyltransferase 5 isoform X2 has protein sequence MRGPNSGTEKGRLVIPEKQGFDFLCMPVFHPRFKREFIQEPAKNRPGPQTRSDLLLSGRDWNTLIVGKLSPWIRPDSKVEKIRRNSEAAMLQELNFGAYLGLPAFLLPLNQEDNTNLARVLTNHIHTGHHSSMFWMRVPLVAPEDLRDDIIENAPTTHTQEYSGEEKTWMWWHNFRTLCDYSKRIAVALEIGADLPSNHVIDRWLGEPIKAAILPTSIFLTNKKGFPVLSKMHQRLIFRLLKLEVQFIITGTNHHSEKEFCSYLQYLEYLSQNRPPPNAYELFAKGYEDYLQSPLQPLMDNLESQTYEVFEKDPIKYSQYQQAIYKCLLDRVPEEEKDTNVQVLMVLGAGRGPLVNASLRAAKQADRRIKLYAVEKNPNAVVTLENWQFEEWGSQVTVVSSDMREWVAPEKADIIVSELLGSFADNELSPECLDGAQHFLKDDGVSIPGEYTSFLAPISSSKLYNEVRACREKDRDPEAQFEMPYVVRLHNFHQLSAPQPCFTFSHPNRDPMIDNNRYCTLEFPVEVNTVLHGFAGYFETVLYQDITLSIRPETHSPGMFSWFPILFPIKQPITVREGQTICVRFWRCSNSKKVWYEWAVTAPVCSAIHNPTGRSYTIGL, from the exons ATGCGGGGTCCGAACTCGGGGACGGAGAAGGGCAGACTAGTCATCCCGGAGAAGCAGGG GTTTGATTTCCTCTGCATGCCTGTCTTCCATCCGCGTTTCAAGAGGGAGTTCATTCAGGAACCTGCTAAGAATCGGCCCGGTCCCCAGACACGATCAGACCTACTGCTGTCAGGAAGGG ACTGGAATACGCTAATTGTGGGAAAGCTTTCTCCATGGATTCGTCCAGACTCAAAAGTGGAGAAGATTCGCAGGAATTCCGAGGCG GCCATGTTGCAGGAGCTGAATTTTGGTGCATATTTGGGTCTTCCAGCTTTCCTGCTGCCCCTTAATCAGGAAGATAACACCAACCTGGCCAGAGTTTTGACCAACCACATCCACACTGGCCATCACTCTTCCATG TTCTGGATGCGGGTACCCTTGGTGGCACCAGAGGACCTGAGAGATGATATAATTGAGAATGCACCaactacacacacacaggagTACAGTGGAGAGGAGAAAACGTGGATGTG GTGGCACAACTTCCGGACTTTGTGTGACTATAGTAAGAGGATTGCAGTGG CTCTTGAAATTGGGGCTGACCTCCCATCTAATCATGTCATTGATCGCTGGCTTGGGGAGCCCATCAAAGCAGCCATTCTCCCCACTAGCATTTTCCTGACCAATAAGAAGGGATTTCCTGTTCTTTCTAAGATGCACCAGAGGCTCATCTTCCGGCTCCTCAAG TTGGAGGTGCAGTTCATCATCACAGGCACCAACCACCACTCAGAGAAGGAGTTCTGCTCCTACCTCCAGTACTTGGAATACTTAAGCCAGAACCGTCCTCCACCTAATGCCTATGAACTCTTTGCCAAGGGCTATGAAGACTATCTGCAGTCCCCGCTTCAG CCACTGATGGACAATCTTGAATCTCAGACATATGAAGTATTTGAAAAGGACCCCATCAAATACTCTCAGTACCAGCAG gcCATCTATAAATGTCTGCTAGACCGAGTACCAGAAGAGGAGAAGGATACCAATGTCCA gGTACTGATGGTGCTGGGAGCAGGACGGGGACCCCTGGTGAACGCTTCCCTGCGGGCAGCCAAGCAGGCTGACCGGCGGATAAAGCTGTATGCTGTGGAGAAAAACCCAAATGCCGTGGTGAC GCTAGAGAACTGGCAGTTTGAAGAATGGGGAAGCCAAGTGACCGTAGTCTCATCAGACATGAGGGAATGGGTGGCTCCAGAGAAAGCAGACATCATTGTCAGTGAGCTTCTGGGCTCATTTGCTGACAATGAATTGTCGCCTGAGTGCCTGGATGGAGCCCAGCACTTCCTAAAAG ATGACGGTGTGAGCATCCCTGGGGAGTACACTTCCTTTCTGGCTCCCATCTCTTCCTCCAAGCTGTACAATGAGGTCCGAGCCTGTAGGGAGAAGGACCGTGACCCTGAG GCCCAGTTTGAGATGCCTTATGTGGTACGGCTGCACAACTTCCACCAGCTCTCTGCACCCCAGCCCTGTTTCACCTTCAGCCATCCCAACAGAG ATCCTATGATTGACAACAACCGCTATTGCACCTTGGAGTTTCCTGTGGAGGTGAACACAGTACTACATGGCTTTGCCGGCTACTTTGAGACTGTGCTTTATCAGGACATCACTCTGA GTATCCGTCCAGAGACTCACTCTCCTGGGATGTTCTCATGGTTTCCCATCCTCTTCCCTATTAAG CAGCCCATAACGGTGCGTGAAGGCCAAACCATCTGTGTGCGTTTCTGGAGATGCAGCAATTCCAAGAAGGTGTGGTATGAGTGGGCTGTGACAGCACCAGTCTGTTCCGCTATTCATAACCCCACAGGCCGCTCATATACCATTGGCCTCTAG